Proteins encoded within one genomic window of Humulus lupulus chromosome 1, drHumLupu1.1, whole genome shotgun sequence:
- the LOC133780311 gene encoding uncharacterized protein LOC133780311: MLVLFWRILHRRNKKVHENSLLSIELTVNWSLDYLETYQKANGNVVAKAIQPMSNTSKNMNMKWCKSPDGIVKADVNAAIDVARRLAGFGVVVRDTQGQTLALAVWSSTATFSPEFVETIAILNSLRLCRQLDYSSIIIEFDCKSMLNEINNRISLDSSLGLVIQDIIVI, translated from the coding sequence ATGTTGGTTCTCTTTTGGCGCATTTTGCATAGGAGGAATAAAAAAGTTCATGAAAATTCTCTTCTTAGTATAGAACTTACTGTGAACTGGTCTTTGGATTACTTGGAGACTTATCAAAAAGCAAATGGAAATGTTGTTGCTAAAGCGATTCAGCCTATGAGTAATACTAGCAAAAACATGAATATGAAATGGTGCAAGTCGCCTGATGGAATTGTGAAAGCTGACGTAAATGCGGCTATTGATGTAGCAAGAAGGCTAGCGGGTTTTGGAGTGGTTGTTCGTGATACCCAAGGTCAAACTCTTGCTTTGGCAGTGTGGTCTTCTACTGCTACCTTTTCACCTGAATTTGTCGAGACTATTGCTATCCTTAATAGCTTAAGATTATGCCGACAATTGGATTACTCTTCTATAATCATTGAATTTGATTGCAAGTCAATGTTGAACGAAATTAATAATCGAATCTCTCTTGATTCCTCTCTTGGCTTGGTTATTCAAGATATCATTGTTATTTGA